In Curtobacterium sp. L6-1, a genomic segment contains:
- a CDS encoding Gfo/Idh/MocA family protein produces the protein MSAASGARGAAPLRVGMVGVGNISRQYLEQFPSLPDLRLTAVADLDTSRAAAVADEQGVQALGVDDLLASPDVDVVLNLTIPAAHADVATRALAAGKHVYGEKPLALSTAEAAPVLAAAEAAGLRVGSAPDTVLGTGVQTARAALDEGRIGTPVAAAVSWSAPGHELWHPAPGFYYQPGGGPLLDMGPYYLTSLVTFFGSVVRVSGSTTRSTRERTVATGPDAGRVLPVDVDTHVVAVLEHEGGVVSTVTLSFEVWATDAPLFEVHGTAGSLSVADPNRFSDPTRIATADDRTFRELPELAGFRDAGRGVGLADMARAIASGEPHRASGDLAFHVLDVMESIATAGRTHGVVAVASRASRPAAVPLAER, from the coding sequence ATGAGCGCCGCGTCCGGTGCTCGTGGCGCCGCTCCACTGCGCGTCGGGATGGTCGGCGTCGGGAACATCAGCAGGCAGTACCTCGAGCAGTTCCCGTCGCTGCCGGACCTCCGGCTGACCGCGGTCGCCGACCTCGACACGTCCCGCGCCGCGGCCGTCGCCGACGAGCAGGGCGTCCAGGCGCTCGGCGTCGACGACCTGCTGGCGTCCCCGGACGTCGACGTCGTCCTCAACCTGACGATCCCGGCCGCCCACGCCGACGTCGCCACCCGGGCGCTCGCCGCGGGCAAGCACGTCTACGGGGAGAAGCCGCTCGCGCTGAGCACCGCCGAGGCCGCACCCGTCCTGGCCGCCGCCGAGGCCGCGGGTCTCCGGGTCGGCAGCGCACCGGACACCGTGCTCGGCACCGGCGTGCAGACCGCCCGGGCCGCGCTCGACGAGGGCCGCATCGGGACGCCGGTCGCCGCCGCGGTGTCCTGGAGTGCGCCGGGGCACGAGCTCTGGCACCCGGCGCCCGGCTTCTACTACCAGCCGGGCGGCGGCCCGCTGCTCGACATGGGCCCGTACTACCTGACGAGCCTCGTCACGTTCTTCGGCTCCGTTGTGCGGGTGAGCGGCAGCACGACCCGGTCGACCCGGGAGCGCACCGTCGCCACCGGCCCGGACGCCGGCCGGGTCTTGCCGGTCGACGTCGACACGCACGTCGTCGCGGTCCTCGAGCACGAGGGCGGCGTCGTCTCCACCGTGACGCTGTCCTTCGAGGTGTGGGCGACCGATGCCCCGCTGTTCGAGGTGCACGGCACCGCCGGGTCGCTCTCGGTCGCCGACCCGAACCGCTTCTCTGACCCGACTCGGATCGCCACCGCCGACGACCGCACGTTCCGCGAGCTCCCGGAACTCGCCGGGTTCCGGGACGCCGGCCGCGGGGTGGGCCTGGCCGACATGGCACGGGCGATCGCCTCGGGGGAGCCGCACCGGGCCTCCGGCGACCTGGCGTTCCACGTGCTCGACGTGATGGAGTCGATCGCGACCGCGGGGCGGACCCACGGCGTCGTGGCGGTCGCGAGTCGGGCCTCCCGGCCGGCGGCCGTGCCGCTCGCCGAGCGGTGA
- a CDS encoding ThuA domain-containing protein, with translation MPVETTELFIPFLRDNGFDVRVEEGTAVYADASVMDAVDLVVQVNTMSTIAKEEFDGLQRAVLAGTGMAGWHGGIADSYRDNADYLHMIGGQFAHHAGKHPDERVGEQSDNYIPYTVHVTDLGREHPITQGIDDFDLVSEQYWVLSDEYDDVLATTTQEARAWDAWNRPVTSPAIWTRQWGKGRIFVSAPGHRIEIVESQPVRTIIERGMLWAAR, from the coding sequence ATGCCCGTCGAGACCACCGAGCTCTTCATCCCCTTCCTCCGCGACAACGGCTTCGACGTCCGTGTCGAGGAGGGCACCGCCGTGTACGCCGACGCCTCGGTGATGGACGCCGTCGACCTCGTCGTGCAGGTCAACACGATGTCCACCATCGCGAAGGAGGAGTTCGACGGCCTGCAGCGCGCGGTCCTCGCCGGGACGGGGATGGCCGGCTGGCACGGCGGCATCGCGGACTCGTACCGGGACAACGCCGACTACCTGCACATGATCGGCGGCCAGTTCGCCCACCACGCGGGCAAGCACCCGGACGAGCGCGTGGGCGAGCAGTCCGACAACTACATCCCGTACACGGTGCACGTCACCGACCTCGGCCGCGAGCACCCGATCACGCAGGGGATCGACGATTTCGACCTGGTCAGCGAGCAGTACTGGGTGCTCAGCGACGAGTACGACGACGTCCTCGCCACCACCACCCAGGAGGCCCGTGCCTGGGACGCCTGGAACCGTCCCGTCACCTCGCCCGCGATCTGGACCCGGCAGTGGGGGAAGGGCCGCATCTTCGTCTCGGCACCCGGGCACCGCATCGAGATCGTCGAGTCGCAGCCGGTCCGCACCATCATCGAGCGCGGCATGCTGTGGGCTGCACGATGA
- a CDS encoding Gfo/Idh/MocA family protein — translation MTDDRLRVAMVGHGFMGAAHSQAWRVAPRFFPLEREPEMTVVVGRDPERTEAARARFGWQRAETDWRRVVEDPDVDVVDVCSPGSSHVEVAIAALEAGKHVLCEKPLANTVAEAEAMVAAATAAAARGVRSMVGFSYRRVPALAFARQLVQAGRIGEVRQARALYLQDWLTDAEGPMTWRLDAALAGSGSLGDIGAHAVDLVEYVTGATIGTVSGTLETFVHERPLLADGVGLSGTASDERGLVTVDDAAWFLGRLTGGAARPGGTLASFEATRYATGRKNGLTIEISGSTGAIAFDLEAMNELRLYETAAPAGEQGFRRILVTEPEHPYMAHWWPTGHTIGYEHTFVHEVVDFVTAITTGQQPEPSFAVGLHVQDVLDAVQRSAADGSAWTTIPAR, via the coding sequence ATGACGGACGACCGGTTGCGGGTCGCGATGGTGGGACACGGCTTCATGGGGGCCGCGCACTCGCAGGCCTGGCGGGTCGCCCCGCGCTTCTTCCCCCTCGAGCGCGAGCCGGAGATGACGGTCGTCGTCGGCCGCGACCCCGAGCGCACCGAGGCCGCGCGCGCCCGCTTCGGCTGGCAGCGCGCCGAGACCGACTGGCGTCGCGTGGTCGAGGACCCGGACGTCGACGTCGTCGACGTCTGCTCGCCGGGGTCGTCGCACGTCGAGGTCGCGATCGCCGCGCTCGAGGCCGGCAAGCACGTCCTCTGCGAGAAGCCGCTCGCCAACACGGTGGCCGAGGCGGAGGCCATGGTCGCCGCCGCCACGGCCGCCGCCGCACGCGGGGTGCGCTCGATGGTCGGCTTCAGCTACCGCCGCGTCCCCGCACTCGCGTTCGCCCGGCAGCTCGTGCAGGCCGGCCGCATCGGCGAGGTCCGTCAGGCCCGCGCGCTGTACCTGCAGGACTGGCTCACCGACGCCGAGGGGCCGATGACCTGGCGGCTCGACGCCGCACTCGCCGGCTCCGGATCGCTCGGTGACATCGGCGCACACGCCGTGGACCTCGTCGAGTACGTCACCGGCGCCACGATCGGCACGGTGAGCGGGACGCTCGAGACGTTCGTGCACGAGCGGCCGCTGTTGGCCGACGGCGTCGGCCTGTCCGGCACGGCATCGGACGAGCGCGGACTGGTCACCGTCGACGACGCCGCCTGGTTCCTCGGCCGACTGACGGGAGGCGCGGCCCGCCCCGGTGGGACCCTCGCCTCGTTCGAGGCCACCCGGTACGCGACCGGGCGGAAGAACGGCCTGACCATCGAGATCAGCGGCTCGACGGGCGCGATCGCCTTCGACCTCGAGGCCATGAACGAGCTCCGCCTGTACGAGACGGCCGCGCCGGCAGGGGAGCAGGGCTTCCGCCGGATCCTCGTCACCGAGCCGGAGCACCCGTACATGGCGCACTGGTGGCCGACCGGGCACACGATCGGCTACGAGCACACCTTCGTGCACGAGGTCGTCGACTTCGTCACCGCGATCACCACCGGCCAGCAGCCCGAGCCGTCCTTCGCCGTGGGGCTGCACGTGCAGGACGTCCTCGACGCCGTGCAGCGGAGCGCGGCCGACGGCAGCGCCTGGACCACGATCCCCGCCCGATGA
- a CDS encoding GrpB family protein: MSEQREPSRPEVTSVEIVGGPEALVVGLHEYDARWPDVFAAHRARIAAALAPLDVRIEHIGSTSVPGLAAKPIVDLVVVVPDVTAESEYLDALLDTGYVLRVREPGHRLVRTPERDVHVHVYGHGAAAVQDYLLLRDRLRTDAGDRALYEQTKRTLLAQRWDDMNDYADAKTEVLAGIRDRARAARAD; the protein is encoded by the coding sequence ATGAGCGAGCAGCGCGAGCCGAGCCGTCCGGAGGTCACGAGCGTCGAGATCGTCGGCGGACCCGAGGCACTGGTGGTCGGGCTGCACGAGTACGACGCTCGGTGGCCGGACGTCTTCGCGGCGCACCGTGCACGGATCGCGGCGGCGCTCGCACCCCTGGACGTGCGCATCGAGCACATCGGGTCGACGTCCGTGCCCGGGCTCGCGGCGAAGCCGATCGTGGACCTGGTCGTCGTCGTGCCCGACGTCACGGCCGAGTCGGAGTACCTGGACGCGCTGCTCGACACCGGGTACGTGCTGCGCGTGCGGGAACCCGGCCACCGCCTCGTGCGGACGCCGGAGCGGGACGTCCACGTCCACGTGTACGGACACGGGGCGGCGGCGGTCCAGGACTACCTGCTCCTCCGCGACCGCCTGCGCACCGACGCCGGTGACCGCGCGCTGTACGAGCAGACGAAGCGGACCCTGCTCGCCCAGCGGTGGGACGACATGAACGACTACGCGGACGCGAAGACCGAGGTGCTCGCCGGCATCAGGGACCGGGCCCGGGCAGCTCGCGCCGACTGA
- a CDS encoding LacI family DNA-binding transcriptional regulator, translating into MGSGATDRTGPRPTLDAIARQASVSLATVSKVLNGRAGVSGPTRERVERLLAASGYAQRDRPPEPGSLVELVVEDLASEWSIEIVRGVEAVARAHGYALSLSALGPDHAVGEDWITGVLHRRPAAIVLQFSALTAGRRDQLRARGIPFTVVDPVGDPPADVPVVGATNTAGGAAATRHLLDLGHRRIAAVAGPLDMRCAVDRSAGHRAALAAAGLEARPGSVVVARFSRADGERAARVLLTADPRPTAIVTGNDLQALGVLDAAAAVGLRVPQDLSVVGFDDVAPARWARPALTTVRQPLQEMAAQATRMALRQHGAGDGAADPARVELATSLVVRDSTAAPGVGAEVGPPVRSHPVADRRA; encoded by the coding sequence ATGGGCAGCGGCGCGACGGACCGGACCGGACCCCGGCCGACCCTCGACGCGATCGCCCGCCAGGCCTCGGTCTCGCTCGCCACCGTGTCGAAGGTCCTCAACGGTCGTGCGGGCGTCTCCGGACCGACACGGGAGCGCGTCGAACGGCTGCTCGCCGCCTCCGGCTACGCGCAGCGGGACCGTCCGCCCGAGCCCGGATCGCTCGTCGAGCTCGTCGTCGAGGACCTGGCCAGCGAGTGGTCGATCGAGATCGTCCGCGGGGTCGAGGCCGTCGCCCGGGCACACGGCTACGCGCTGTCCCTGTCCGCCCTCGGCCCCGACCACGCCGTCGGCGAGGACTGGATCACCGGTGTGCTGCACCGACGCCCCGCCGCGATCGTCCTGCAGTTCTCCGCGCTGACCGCGGGTCGACGCGACCAGCTCCGCGCCCGTGGCATCCCCTTCACCGTGGTCGACCCGGTCGGCGACCCACCCGCGGACGTCCCGGTGGTCGGCGCGACGAACACCGCCGGGGGAGCGGCAGCCACCCGGCACCTGCTCGACCTCGGACACCGCCGGATCGCCGCCGTCGCCGGACCGCTCGACATGCGGTGCGCCGTCGACCGGTCGGCGGGGCACCGTGCGGCGCTCGCCGCGGCCGGACTGGAGGCGCGCCCCGGCTCCGTCGTGGTGGCCCGCTTCAGCCGCGCGGACGGGGAGCGGGCCGCCCGCGTCCTGCTCACCGCGGACCCCCGGCCGACCGCGATCGTGACCGGCAACGACCTGCAGGCGCTCGGGGTGCTCGACGCCGCAGCCGCGGTCGGACTGCGGGTACCGCAGGACCTGTCGGTCGTGGGGTTCGACGACGTGGCGCCCGCCCGGTGGGCGCGACCGGCGCTCACCACGGTCCGGCAGCCGCTCCAGGAGATGGCGGCGCAGGCGACCCGGATGGCGCTCCGGCAACACGGCGCCGGCGACGGCGCGGCCGATCCCGCCCGGGTGGAGCTCGCCACGTCGCTCGTGGTGCGCGACTCGACGGCCGCACCCGGCGTCGGGGCGGAGGTCGGGCCTCCCGTCCGGTCGCACCCGGTGGCCGACCGGCGGGCGTGA
- a CDS encoding MFS transporter: MSRLRHSGWLSVSSVAVGSFGTVLSEFLPIGLLPSIASDLGVRIATAGLMVVVTGLAAAVAAPVVTVATLRLDRRIVLVGLSAVLVVSDAVAALAPAFPVLLVARVLLGVALGGFWAIGAGIAGRLVAEDQTIRATSLITAGISIATVVSLPLGAFVAATANWRVAFVIGGAVGLVALVLQLLTLPAVPSQQRVRPAALTGLFGVPRARVGLLVAAFLFAAQFAAYTYVSPFLQDVARVRPDVVSVALLVFGVSGIIGNFATSAALDRSVLGTLTGLGVTLAAAVALLPLVAHLPVAVFALLVVWGVVWGGLPLGLQTWMVQATPQGAEAGLAMFVTTIQVALAVGSSLGGVAVAAAGIAVDFRFAAVVALVGTAALVWLGLRTATRTSTAAAHH; encoded by the coding sequence ATGTCTCGTCTGCGGCACAGTGGATGGCTCAGCGTCTCGTCCGTGGCGGTGGGGTCGTTCGGGACGGTGCTCTCGGAGTTCCTCCCCATCGGGCTCCTCCCGTCGATCGCGTCCGACCTCGGCGTCCGGATCGCGACCGCCGGGCTGATGGTCGTCGTCACCGGGCTCGCCGCCGCGGTGGCCGCCCCGGTGGTCACGGTGGCCACCTTGCGACTCGACCGTCGGATCGTCCTCGTCGGGCTCAGCGCGGTGCTCGTGGTCTCGGACGCCGTGGCCGCCCTGGCCCCGGCCTTCCCCGTGCTCCTGGTGGCGCGGGTCCTGCTCGGTGTGGCGCTCGGCGGCTTCTGGGCGATCGGGGCCGGGATCGCGGGCCGGCTCGTCGCCGAGGACCAGACGATCCGCGCGACGTCACTCATCACCGCGGGGATCTCGATCGCGACCGTCGTCAGCCTGCCCCTCGGCGCGTTCGTCGCGGCGACCGCGAACTGGCGGGTGGCGTTCGTCATCGGCGGGGCCGTCGGGCTCGTCGCCCTCGTGCTGCAGCTGCTCACCCTCCCCGCGGTCCCGTCGCAGCAGCGGGTGCGCCCGGCCGCACTCACGGGCCTGTTCGGCGTCCCGCGCGCCCGCGTCGGCCTGCTCGTCGCCGCGTTCCTGTTCGCCGCGCAGTTTGCCGCCTACACCTACGTCAGCCCGTTCCTGCAGGACGTGGCGAGGGTGCGCCCGGACGTCGTCTCGGTCGCACTGCTGGTGTTCGGCGTCTCCGGCATCATCGGGAACTTCGCGACCAGCGCCGCGCTCGACCGGTCCGTCCTCGGCACGCTCACCGGCCTCGGCGTCACCCTGGCAGCCGCCGTCGCCCTGCTGCCGCTCGTCGCGCACCTCCCCGTGGCGGTCTTCGCCCTGCTCGTCGTCTGGGGGGTGGTGTGGGGCGGCCTACCGCTGGGCCTGCAGACGTGGATGGTCCAGGCCACGCCCCAGGGCGCCGAGGCGGGCCTCGCGATGTTCGTCACCACGATCCAGGTCGCCCTCGCCGTCGGCTCCAGCCTCGGTGGCGTCGCCGTGGCGGCCGCGGGCATCGCCGTCGACTTCCGGTTCGCGGCGGTCGTCGCGCTGGTCGGCACCGCCGCCCTCGTCTGGCTCGGACTCCGGACCGCGACACGGACCAGCACGGCGGCCGCACACCACTGA
- a CDS encoding SDR family oxidoreductase, which yields MTTHDDQKRVLLIGGGSGIGHAVASALLDRGDQPVIGARDPERTAAILSAPLRDVPIVHADLADEATIEALTTAGPFDAVVSLAAASANGPAASFDRAAIHDAFDAKVVGPMLLAKHLTGSMRPGGVFVFSSGVAAWKPAPGLSVMATVNGAVSFMAEALAVELAPVRAVAVSPGIVDSGLWDSMGEDGKRDFFAATAAANPAGRVGTPDDVVAAVLLAVDNTFVTGTTLHVDGGGRLG from the coding sequence ATGACCACCCACGACGACCAGAAGCGCGTCCTCCTCATCGGCGGCGGCTCGGGCATCGGCCACGCCGTCGCGTCGGCACTGCTCGACCGCGGCGACCAGCCCGTGATCGGCGCACGGGACCCGGAACGCACGGCAGCGATCCTCTCGGCGCCGCTCCGGGACGTGCCGATCGTGCACGCCGACCTCGCCGACGAGGCCACCATCGAGGCCCTCACCACCGCGGGACCCTTCGACGCGGTCGTCTCCCTGGCCGCGGCTTCGGCGAACGGGCCGGCGGCGTCCTTCGACCGGGCGGCGATCCACGACGCGTTCGACGCCAAGGTCGTCGGTCCGATGCTCCTGGCGAAGCACCTCACCGGGTCGATGCGGCCCGGCGGCGTGTTCGTCTTCTCGTCGGGTGTCGCGGCCTGGAAGCCGGCACCCGGGCTCAGCGTGATGGCGACCGTCAACGGCGCCGTGTCCTTCATGGCGGAGGCGCTCGCCGTGGAGCTCGCACCGGTCCGAGCGGTCGCGGTGTCGCCCGGCATCGTCGACTCCGGCCTGTGGGACTCCATGGGCGAGGACGGCAAGCGCGACTTCTTCGCGGCGACCGCGGCCGCGAACCCCGCAGGGCGCGTCGGCACCCCGGACGACGTCGTCGCTGCCGTGCTCCTCGCCGTCGACAACACGTTCGTGACCGGCACCACCCTGCACGTCGACGGCGGCGGACGACTCGGCTGA
- a CDS encoding SDR family NAD(P)-dependent oxidoreductase yields MTAALTGKTALVSGGTSGIGLAVVRRFVEEGAHVFVTGRRQEALDALRVEFGDAVTPIRADATEPQGIEAVYRAVAERGAGLDAVHVNAGVGEFKPLAEVTAEDIDATFGTNVRATTLTVQGALPFLRHGAAIVVTGSSSASGTEPSFGLYGASKAAVATLTRTWAAELAPRGVRINTVVPGPTETPGLKGLAPHDPDALLEAIASKLPFGRVLLPEEVAAAVLFLVSDQSSGMTGSELAVDGGSTIV; encoded by the coding sequence ATGACTGCAGCACTCACCGGCAAGACCGCGCTCGTCTCGGGCGGCACGTCGGGCATCGGCCTGGCGGTCGTCCGCCGATTCGTCGAGGAAGGCGCACACGTCTTCGTCACCGGACGCCGGCAGGAGGCGCTCGATGCACTGCGCGTCGAGTTCGGCGACGCCGTCACGCCGATCCGGGCCGACGCCACGGAGCCGCAGGGGATCGAGGCGGTCTACCGCGCGGTCGCGGAGCGCGGCGCCGGACTCGACGCGGTGCACGTCAACGCCGGGGTCGGGGAGTTCAAGCCCCTCGCCGAGGTCACCGCCGAGGACATCGACGCGACCTTCGGGACGAACGTCCGCGCGACGACGCTGACGGTGCAGGGCGCGCTGCCGTTCCTCCGGCACGGCGCAGCGATCGTCGTCACAGGGTCGTCGTCGGCCTCCGGGACCGAGCCGTCGTTCGGTCTGTACGGCGCATCGAAGGCGGCCGTCGCGACGCTCACCCGGACGTGGGCCGCCGAGCTCGCCCCGCGTGGCGTGCGGATCAACACCGTCGTCCCCGGCCCGACCGAGACGCCCGGACTGAAGGGGCTCGCGCCGCACGACCCGGACGCGCTCCTCGAGGCCATCGCCAGCAAGCTGCCCTTCGGCCGGGTGCTCCTCCCCGAGGAGGTCGCGGCCGCAGTGCTGTTCCTCGTCTCCGACCAGAGCTCCGGGATGACCGGCAGCGAGCTCGCGGTCGACGGCGGCAGCACGATCGTCTGA
- a CDS encoding TetR/AcrR family transcriptional regulator: MPRPRMFDEADVIERARRTFAETGFAGTSLDDLLEATGLARQSLYNAFGGKKELFMRAFLSDTAEATDAVRTILQSAEDPIVRIRTQLVTAAVEHGAGQAAPSLFLRAAVELSSRDPEVATTVASAFDAIRADYTACIVDAQEAGEIDPGADAEALGTYFCALIEGMSTLGRVGVPRATLLQIGLTSLAAVPITPLGWEHLGTDDGDWT, encoded by the coding sequence ATGCCACGACCACGCATGTTCGACGAGGCGGACGTCATCGAACGCGCCCGCCGCACGTTCGCCGAGACCGGCTTCGCCGGCACGTCGCTCGACGACCTGCTCGAGGCGACGGGCCTGGCCCGACAGAGCCTGTACAACGCGTTCGGCGGCAAGAAGGAGCTGTTCATGCGCGCCTTCCTCAGCGACACCGCCGAGGCGACGGACGCGGTGAGGACGATCCTGCAGAGTGCGGAGGACCCGATCGTCCGGATCCGCACGCAGCTCGTGACGGCCGCGGTCGAGCACGGTGCCGGCCAGGCCGCGCCGTCACTGTTCCTCCGGGCCGCCGTGGAACTCTCGAGCCGCGACCCCGAGGTGGCGACGACCGTCGCGAGTGCGTTCGACGCCATCCGTGCCGACTACACGGCGTGCATCGTCGACGCGCAGGAGGCCGGTGAGATCGACCCCGGCGCCGACGCCGAGGCGCTCGGGACGTACTTCTGCGCGCTCATCGAGGGCATGTCGACCCTCGGACGCGTCGGCGTCCCGCGAGCGACGCTCCTGCAGATCGGGCTCACCAGCCTCGCCGCCGTCCCGATCACGCCCCTCGGCTGGGAGCACCTCGGCACGGACGACGGCGACTGGACCTGA
- a CDS encoding TetR family transcriptional regulator C-terminal domain-containing protein, producing the protein MTTDARSADHPTEDDPAARTETEPDTDTAPDDPLAHARVRRHIAEAAIELIRTGDTLTPDSGAVATAADVDPVLLQQHFPTWESLVAVAVMHWHETRLARLLEDADDVGAVAFLEGLIEANRADPRMMRLLVSTLTAGTDASNPVAPFYRNQYELFHRTVRRLLEQDVATGREPAALDPKRAAVQLLALYEGLQLQGLLRDGLDVLAAFRDATSRLRRGWTARPAVEPEAADGVYDL; encoded by the coding sequence ATGACCACCGATGCCCGCTCCGCCGACCACCCGACCGAGGACGACCCCGCGGCCCGGACCGAGACCGAACCCGACACCGACACCGCGCCCGACGACCCGCTCGCCCACGCCCGGGTCCGCCGTCACATCGCCGAGGCCGCCATCGAGCTCATCCGCACCGGCGACACGCTGACCCCCGACAGTGGCGCGGTCGCGACGGCGGCGGACGTCGACCCCGTCCTGCTCCAGCAACACTTCCCGACCTGGGAGAGCCTGGTCGCGGTCGCGGTGATGCACTGGCACGAGACCCGACTGGCCCGCCTGCTCGAGGACGCCGACGACGTGGGGGCGGTCGCCTTCCTCGAGGGGCTCATCGAGGCGAACCGCGCGGACCCCCGGATGATGCGCCTGCTGGTGAGCACGCTGACGGCCGGCACGGACGCGTCCAACCCGGTGGCGCCGTTCTACCGCAACCAGTACGAGCTGTTCCACCGCACGGTGCGACGGCTGCTCGAGCAGGACGTGGCGACGGGACGGGAGCCCGCGGCTCTCGACCCGAAGCGCGCCGCGGTGCAGCTGCTCGCCCTCTACGAGGGACTGCAGTTGCAGGGGCTGCTGCGGGACGGCCTCGACGTGCTGGCCGCCTTCCGCGACGCGACGAGCCGCCTGCGGCGCGGCTGGACGGCCCGGCCCGCCGTCGAGCCGGAGGCGGCCGACGGCGTCTACGACCTCTGA
- the xylA gene encoding xylose isomerase produces MAVQPTRDDKFSFGLWTIGYNGTDPFGGPTRPQLDVVEAVEKLDELGAYGLTFHDDDLFAFGSTDAERQTQIDRLKGALEATGVVVPMVTTNLFSAPVFKDGGFTSNDRDVRRFALRKVLRNIDLAAELGAETFVMWGGREGAEYDAAKDVQAALERYREAVNLLAQYTTDKGYGLKFAIEPKPNEPRGDILLPTLGHAIAFIDTLERPELFGVNPEVGHEQMAGLNFTAGIAQALYQGKLFHIDLNGQRGIKYDQDLVFGHGDLQNAFSLVDLLEHGAPQGGRAYDGPRHFDYKPSRTEDITGVWDSAAANMRMYLLLKERAQAFRADPEVQAALETAKVAELSKPTLNEGETYDALLADTSAYEDFDADAYLGGKGFGFVKLQQLALEHLMGARG; encoded by the coding sequence ATGGCAGTGCAGCCCACCCGCGACGACAAGTTCTCCTTCGGTCTCTGGACCATCGGCTACAACGGCACGGACCCCTTCGGCGGTCCGACCCGCCCCCAGCTCGACGTGGTCGAGGCGGTCGAGAAGCTCGACGAGCTCGGCGCCTACGGCCTCACCTTCCACGACGACGACCTCTTCGCGTTCGGGTCGACCGACGCCGAGCGCCAGACGCAGATCGACCGCCTCAAGGGCGCGCTCGAGGCGACCGGCGTCGTCGTGCCGATGGTGACCACGAACCTCTTCTCGGCCCCGGTCTTCAAGGACGGCGGCTTCACCTCGAACGACCGCGACGTGCGCCGCTTCGCGCTCCGCAAGGTCCTCCGCAACATCGACCTCGCCGCCGAGCTCGGCGCCGAGACGTTCGTCATGTGGGGTGGCCGCGAGGGTGCCGAGTACGACGCCGCCAAGGACGTGCAGGCCGCCCTCGAGCGCTACCGCGAGGCCGTCAACCTCCTCGCGCAGTACACGACCGACAAGGGCTACGGCCTGAAGTTCGCGATCGAGCCGAAGCCGAACGAGCCCCGCGGCGACATCCTGCTGCCGACGCTCGGCCACGCGATCGCGTTCATCGACACCCTCGAGCGCCCCGAGCTCTTCGGCGTGAACCCCGAGGTCGGGCACGAGCAGATGGCCGGCCTGAACTTCACCGCCGGCATCGCGCAGGCGCTGTACCAGGGCAAGCTGTTCCACATCGACCTCAACGGTCAGCGCGGCATCAAGTACGACCAGGACCTCGTCTTCGGCCACGGCGACCTGCAGAACGCGTTCTCGCTCGTCGACCTGCTCGAGCACGGCGCCCCGCAGGGCGGCCGCGCGTACGACGGCCCGCGTCACTTCGACTACAAGCCGTCCCGCACCGAGGACATCACCGGCGTCTGGGACTCGGCCGCCGCGAACATGCGCATGTACCTGCTCCTCAAGGAGCGCGCGCAGGCGTTCCGCGCCGACCCCGAGGTGCAGGCAGCGCTCGAGACCGCCAAGGTCGCCGAGCTGTCGAAGCCGACGCTGAACGAGGGCGAGACGTACGACGCCCTCCTCGCCGACACCTCGGCGTACGAGGACTTCGACGCCGACGCCTACCTCGGCGGCAAGGGCTTCGGCTTCGTCAAGCTGCAGCAGCTGGCCCTCGAGCACCTCATGGGCGCTCGTGGCTGA